CAGGCCCCTGGTAAGAAGGGAGGGCAGCCAGCATTTTCAGGAATGTTTCCTGCGCTACATCCTCTGCAAGTTTCTCATCTCTCATCACGCTCATTGAAACTTTAAACACATGATGCTTATAACGTTCAATCAGCATCCTCGTTGCCTGAACGTTTCCTGCCAATACTTTTTTAATTAATCGTTCTTCTGGAATCAAAGCCCCCCTCCTTTCTATTCCGTACCTTCTTTATAGACACACTTTTACAGGAATCCCCCTACAAACACGCAAAAAAAATGAAGCAAATTCACTCCATTTCACGCCAGACGCTTTATACATTCTTCTGTCTCATTTTTCGCAGAGTTGACGACCGTACTCACAGGATAAGCCTCCAAATCGTCTATGGACAGCTGCTCGATAAATTGATGCGCCTCACCCGCTGCCCATTTCACAGGTTTTATCCATTCATCTTCCAGTGATTTAGGCAGAATGACCGGCATACGGTCATGGATGCTGCTCATGAATTCATCCGCTTCTTTAGTAAGAATCGTACAGGTAAAACGTTCCTCTTCACCCGACTTCCATTTCTCCCATAAGCCTGCGAAGGCAAACAGCTTTCTCTTTTGAGGGAGAATTCGCACAGGCTGTTTTTTGCCCTCTTCCTTTTTCCATTCATAAAAGCTGTCGGCAATAATTAAGCAGCGCTTTTTGCTCATCGAACCTTTAAAAGACGGCTTTTCATGAGCCGTTTCACTCCGGGCATTAATCATTTTATATCCAATCTTAGGATCCTTGGCCCACGGCGGGATCAGACCCCAATCAAGCTGTCCCGCTCTTTTATTTTCCCCGTCATGAATAATGGCCCATATTTTCTGCCCCGGGGCTATATTAAACCTAGGAACAAAGTCAACGGGTAAATCATCGATATTAAAGTAACGAAGAATATCTTCTTTAGGAGCTGTCAGCGTGAATCTTCCGCACATAAGCCTGCCTCCTTTTTTAAATCTCTTAGAACCCCTAACTTATTACAGCCCCAACTTTTAAGATAGGAAATCCGCTAGCTTTCTATCAGCAACAGAGCTCTTTCTAAAACCCGAGCTTTTTGCTGATCCCTCCGCCATATTGACTGTAAGCGGCAGAAGACTGCATCTTCCTTTTTTCCATCAGCATATTATAGCGGATTTTCTTTTCACTTAAAGACTTACGTTTTTCAGGAGCAGGGTTGTTCTGCTGCTCTAATAATTCTTCGAGCTGGACAATTTCTTTCTTAAGCTGCATTTCTTCCGGAAGAATGTTCGCATTTTTTAATACACGGTAGCTGTTTCTTAATTCACTTGGCACATATGATAGGTCGTCTTTTGGCAATGGTTTTCCTTTTCCAGGGAGGTTGTCGAAATCCCCCTGTTCGATGGACTTCTTTATCTTTTCTTCAATAAGATGACCAAAATCCATAAAGCATAACCCCTTTCTGAGTTATAGCCGTTTTTTCAGTGCTTCTTTATCTTTCTTTGGATAGGCCTCCACTTCCAATATACGCTTAATTTTCAATATGTTATGGGGATCCTGAAAAATGACATCATTTACGTCCGCTACAGTTACTCCCTGCGGGTCAGAGGCTTTCAGCTTCATCTCATCCCCTGCCTGTACATAACCTTCTTTTAATACACGAAGATAAAATCCTGTAAAACCGCTCTGCTGCACCCTCTTTGGGAAATCATCAATTCCATGTGTCCTGGCGATAATATAGCAGGGCTTTCTCGGCTTCGTTACCTGTACTTCCGCTTCACCAATCGTAAAAATATCCCCTATATTTGTCTTACGTTCATCAATTCCATCAACTGTCATATTTTCTCCAAACGCCGGATAGGAAAAGTTCTTCTCGTACTCTTGTTCAAAGTGGCGATAATGCTGGGCAGGATAAAGACAAACGGCTTGATCGGCTCCTCCGTGATTCTTTTTATCCGCCTGTTCATCTCCGGAGAAATTTAGAGACCCCAAAAACACAGGTTCTTCTACCGGCTTTTTACGATAGGCACTTTTTATTTCACCTTTATTCGTCTGGTAACGCTCAGGACGCCCTACGTTTAAAGAAAGCAGCTTAAAATTCATTCCATGTCCCCTCTCGGTATTTTTCAATCCACCCCGGCAGGTAATCGTAGCTCCAGGCATCACTTGGGTAATCCACATTCAAGTCCTCGCCGTTTTCATATAGTGCCTGAATCAGTTCATTCAAAGCACCGAAGTAAAAATCATATAAGAACTCATAGCTGAACGGTTCTTTAGGAAGATGATTTTCAGCGCAGACTTGCGGGTCACTATAATTTAAATAGGTACGGCACGGGATAGGACGGACTTCATAGGCCATACATGCCTGAGTCTCTGGATCGAGCATCGGACAAGGCAGATTAAGTTTTTTGTACTCAAATTTTGTACCTTCTTCAGTATGATCCATCGACATCGCTTGCTGGAGCTTATCCTCATGCTCTTTATAGTAGCGTTCCCAATGATCATAAATTTTTTTCTTACGACCTTCCGGGAATTTTTCAATCGAGCGAAACATGATTTTCGCTTCCATTCTGCTTGTGATAATCGGAAAGTAACAGCAAAAGGCACACCCTTTAAAACAGCTCGGTTTCATGTCTGCAAAGGACTCCATACGCTCAATTTCATTGTCGACTTCTGACAGCAGACGCTGAAAACCACGTATAATGACCTCTTCTGTGTTCAAATCACTGTCAAGCAGCTGATCTACCACTTCATCAAAAACCCGGGCATCTAGTTCATAATGTTCATTTATTGTTTTAGATTTATCGATAATTTCTTGATGTTTTAAAAATTTCTGCATACAAAAACCCCTTTAATCCTGCTATAATCTATTATACATGGGGAAGGGGCTAAAATCC
This window of the Halobacillus sp. Marseille-Q1614 genome carries:
- a CDS encoding SOS response-associated peptidase, which encodes MCGRFTLTAPKEDILRYFNIDDLPVDFVPRFNIAPGQKIWAIIHDGENKRAGQLDWGLIPPWAKDPKIGYKMINARSETAHEKPSFKGSMSKKRCLIIADSFYEWKKEEGKKQPVRILPQKRKLFAFAGLWEKWKSGEEERFTCTILTKEADEFMSSIHDRMPVILPKSLEDEWIKPVKWAAGEAHQFIEQLSIDDLEAYPVSTVVNSAKNETEECIKRLA
- a CDS encoding DUF1992 domain-containing protein — protein: MDFGHLIEEKIKKSIEQGDFDNLPGKGKPLPKDDLSYVPSELRNSYRVLKNANILPEEMQLKKEIVQLEELLEQQNNPAPEKRKSLSEKKIRYNMLMEKRKMQSSAAYSQYGGGISKKLGF
- a CDS encoding YkgJ family cysteine cluster protein; this translates as MQKFLKHQEIIDKSKTINEHYELDARVFDEVVDQLLDSDLNTEEVIIRGFQRLLSEVDNEIERMESFADMKPSCFKGCAFCCYFPIITSRMEAKIMFRSIEKFPEGRKKKIYDHWERYYKEHEDKLQQAMSMDHTEEGTKFEYKKLNLPCPMLDPETQACMAYEVRPIPCRTYLNYSDPQVCAENHLPKEPFSYEFLYDFYFGALNELIQALYENGEDLNVDYPSDAWSYDYLPGWIEKYREGTWNEF
- a CDS encoding MOSC domain-containing protein, which gives rise to MNFKLLSLNVGRPERYQTNKGEIKSAYRKKPVEEPVFLGSLNFSGDEQADKKNHGGADQAVCLYPAQHYRHFEQEYEKNFSYPAFGENMTVDGIDERKTNIGDIFTIGEAEVQVTKPRKPCYIIARTHGIDDFPKRVQQSGFTGFYLRVLKEGYVQAGDEMKLKASDPQGVTVADVNDVIFQDPHNILKIKRILEVEAYPKKDKEALKKRL